Proteins encoded within one genomic window of Glycine soja cultivar W05 chromosome 1, ASM419377v2, whole genome shotgun sequence:
- the LOC114392314 gene encoding uncharacterized protein LOC114392314 yields the protein MAWILGSVDPNIVLNLRPYKTAATMWNYLKKVYSQNNEARRFQLEHDIATFRHDSLSISDFYSQFMNLWAEYTDIVYADLPSEGLSLVQTVHETTKRDQFLMKLRSDFEGIRSNLMHRNPVPSLDACFNALLHEEQRLLTQSIIEDHKSAIVPVAYMARGKPKSHDMCTVQCFCCKQFGHYASNYPNKFCNYCKKDGHIIKECPIRPPKRNVTAFTASVDSFVPNNSANPAHV from the coding sequence ATGGCCTGGATCCTAGGCTCTGTCGATCCCAACATTGTCCTGAATCTTCGGCCTTACAAGACAGCAGCCACAATGTGGAATTACTTGAAGAAAGTCTACAGTCAGAACAATGAAGCTCGAAGGTTCCAGCTTGAACACGACATCGCTACCTTTAGACATGATAGTCTCTCCATCTCTGATTTTTACTCTCAATTCATGAATCTTTGGGCTGAATACACTGATATAGTTTATGCAGACTTGCCTTCTGAAGGCCTCAGTTTAGTCCAAACAGTTCATGAAACTACTAAACGCGATCAATttcttatgaaattgagatcTGATTTTGAAGGTATTCGGTCCAACCTCATGCATAGAAATCCTGTACCATCACTGGATGCATGTTTCAATGCTCTGTTGCATGAAGAACAGCGCCTCCTTACACAGTCCATCATTGAAGATCACAAATCCGCTATTGTTCCAGTGGCATATATGGCCCGAGGAAAACCAAAAAGCCATGACATGTGTACTGTTCAATGTTTCTGTTGCAAGCAATTTGGACATTATGCTTCTAACTATCCGAACAAATTCTGCAACTACTGCAAAAAGGATGGACATATTATTAAAGAATGCCCCATAAGGCCACCCAAGCGAAATGTCACAGCTTTTACAGCCTCAGTTGATTCATTTGTTCCTAATAATTCAGCCAATCCAGCACATGTTTAG
- the LOC114418806 gene encoding probable carotenoid cleavage dioxygenase 4, chloroplastic has product MVPKPILVTTPPPATSAPSPPLNAVSPLKTEEKPQTQTLKTPTTTTQKAITKPSPSSSTTKTTPQQRVELKRKTNSWVPALMLNAFDDIINNFIDPPLKPSIDPRHVLSQNFAPVHELPPTECEVIEGSLPPSLDGAYIRNGPNPQFLPRGPYHLFDGDGMLHALRISHGKKPTLCSRYVKTYKYTMENDAGFPLIPNVFSGFNSLVASAARGSLSAARFLTGQFNPANGIGLANTSLAFFGNRLFALGESDLPYVVNVTPDGDIETLGRHDFDGKLTFSMTAHPKIDPDTAECFAFRYGPVPPFLTYFRFDGNGKKHEDVPIFSMLTPSFLHDFAITKKYAIFCDIQLGLNPLDMISGGSPVGSVASKVPRIGILPRDAKDESMMKWFEVPGFNIIHAINAWEEDEGRTVVLVAPNILSMEHALERMELVHAMVEKVRIELDTGIITRQPVSARNLDFAVINPAFVGKKNRFVYAAVGDPMPKISGVVKLDVSKGEERRDCTVGCRMYGEGCYGGEPFFVAREEGGEEDDGYLVSYVHDERKGESRFLVMDAKSPELDVVAAVRLPRRVPYGFHGLFVKESELRKVSLS; this is encoded by the exons ATGGTCCCAAAACCAATCTTAGTCACAACACCACCGCCGGCAACTTCTGCACCCTCTCCACCGCTCAACGCAGTTTCACCCCtcaaaacagaagaaaaacCCCAAACACAAACCCTAAAAAcccccaccaccaccactcAAAAAGCTATAACCAAACCAAGCCCATCATCATCCACCACCAAAACGACGCCGCAGCAGCGCGTGGAgctaaagagaaaaacaaactcATGGGTCCCCGCACTAATGCTAAACGCATTCGACGACATCATCAACAACTTCATAGACCCTCCACTCAAACCCTCCATAGACCCTCGCCACGTGTTGTCACAAAACTTCGCCCCCGTCCACGAGCTTCCTCCGACGGAGTGTGAAGTCATTGAAGGCTCTCTCCCACCGTCCCTCGACGGCGCCTACATCCGAAACGGCCCCAACCCCCAGTTCCTCCCGCGTGGGCCCTACCACCTCTTCGACGGCGACGGCATGCTCCACGCGCTTCGCATCTCCCATGGCAAAAAACCCACGCTCTGCAGCCGCTACGTTAAAACCTACAAATACACCATGGAAAACGACGCCGGTTTCCCTCTCATCCCCAACGTGTTCTCCGGCTTCAACTCCCTCGTGGCCTCCGCGGCACGTGGCTCCCTCTCCGCTGCACGTTTCTTAACGGGGCAGTTTAACCCCGCTAACGGCATTGGCCTGGCCAACACCAGCTTAGCCTTCTTCGGGAATCGTCTCTTCGCGCTTGGCGAATCCGACCTCCCTTACGTCGTTAACGTAACCCCTGACGGCGACATCGAAACCCTCGGCCGTCACGACTTTGACGGAAAACTCACGTTCAGCATGACGGCGCACCCTAAGATAGACCCCGACACAGCGGAGTGCTTCGCCTTCCGTTACGGCCCCGTGCCACCGTTCCTCACCTACTTCCGTTTCGACGGTAACGGCAAAAAACACGAGGACGTTCCTATTTTCTCCATGCTAACACCTTCGTTCCTCCACGATTTCGCCATTACGAAGAAATACGCGATCTTCTGTGATATTCAGCTCGGATTGAACCCTCTTGACATGATCTCCGGTGGCTCCCCCGTCGGCTCCGTCGCCTCCAAGGTCCCAAGGATCGGAATCCTCCCTCG TGATGCTAAGGATGAGTCGATGATGAAGTGGTTTGAGGTGCCGGGGTTCAACATCATTCACGCGATAAACGCGTGGGAGGAGGACGAGGGAAGAACGGTGGTGCTGGTGGCGCCGAATATTCTTTCGATGGAGCACGCGCTGGAGAGAATGGAGCTAGTTCACGCGATGGTGGAGAAGGTTCGGATCGAGCTGGACACGGGGATAATCACGCGGCAACCGGTGTCGGCGCGGAATCTCGATTTCGCAGTTATAAACCCTGCGTTCGTGGGGAAGAAGAACAGGTTCGTTTACGCGGCGGTGGGGGACCCAATGCCGAAGATCTCGGGGGTGGTGAAACTCGACGTGTCGAAGGGGGAGGAGCGGAGGGACTGCACGGTGGGGTGCAGGATGTACGGCGAGGGTTGCTACGGCGGAGAACCGTTCTTCGTGGCGAGGGAAGAAGGGGGCGAGGAAGATGATGGGTACTTGGTGAGTTACGTGCACGATGAGAGGAAGGGGGAGTCGAGGTTTTTGGTGATGGACGCGAAGTCGCCGGAGCTAGATGTTGTGGCGGCGGTGAGGCTTCCGCGGCGGGTGCCGTACGGGTTCCATGGGCTGTTTGTGAAGGAGAGTGAGCTGAGGAAAGTGTCGTTGTCGTGA